A single window of Paenibacillus sp. SYP-B4298 DNA harbors:
- a CDS encoding YnfA family protein: MIGTVLIFLLAGLAEIGGGYLVWLWLREGRPLWYGGVGSIVLVLYGILPTLQSFPNFGRVYAAYGGVFIVMAVLWGWWVDKKTPDLYDWIGAAVCVVGVSIMLWAPRS; encoded by the coding sequence ATGATCGGGACAGTGCTTATCTTTCTGCTGGCGGGCCTGGCTGAGATTGGAGGCGGCTATCTCGTCTGGCTGTGGCTCCGCGAGGGCAGACCACTGTGGTACGGAGGGGTGGGCAGCATCGTGCTTGTACTCTACGGCATCCTGCCTACCCTGCAGTCCTTTCCAAACTTTGGACGGGTGTATGCCGCGTATGGCGGTGTATTCATCGTGATGGCTGTCCTCTGGGGCTGGTGGGTGGATAAGAAGACCCCGGATCTGTATGATTGGATTGGAGCCGCCGTCTGCGTGGTTGGCGTCAGCATTATGCTGTGGGCTCCGCGCAGTTAA
- the pdxR gene encoding MocR-like pyridoxine biosynthesis transcription factor PdxR, whose product MTFQLPYYTYLEQHRSKQSALYHAIRDGITSGMLPCRTRLASSRTLAAQYGLSRGTVNLVYEMLAAEGYLSSEPGRGTFVLYEAAAHRRERGSVDARVYPLSDWARRLEELNGWRHEVAGQSDSAKKGDGEGEQQGGENGEGEDRAIRFDLATLDLQQFPAQEWHRFLYAEARGYVQRATAAMGHPVLGDDALRGAIAAYLRRARSIDADPRQIAVVGGSLQAITLLAQLLLGDQSRAVIENPGYSGALRAFRAAGADCIETRVDGEGIVPEDWSAQLLLVTPNRQFPTGAVLPMRRRRELLQWAATQGALIIEDDYDSEFRYRGKALDPLKTLDREGRVIYIGSFSKTLLPGTRIGYAVLPDPLIEPFARAKALYEPQPSNLLEQRALAAWMLSGQYERHLRRMIRVYSRSFRQLGELLTQRLSEAIAFVEGDAGLSLFGWWRLSSALYMQFRADCARERVYWSEAVINQEGERRYGIMLHFPHLSSEQLRAGIERMEQVWLRLQSYHVKES is encoded by the coding sequence ATGACATTTCAGCTTCCATATTATACGTATCTGGAGCAGCACCGGAGCAAGCAATCGGCACTCTATCACGCCATCAGGGATGGCATCACCTCGGGTATGCTGCCCTGCCGCACTCGCCTAGCCTCCAGCCGTACCCTGGCAGCACAGTATGGCCTGTCACGTGGTACAGTCAATCTGGTGTATGAGATGCTGGCGGCTGAGGGCTACTTGTCGAGCGAGCCGGGGCGTGGAACCTTTGTGTTGTATGAAGCGGCTGCTCACAGACGGGAACGAGGCAGCGTCGATGCGAGGGTGTATCCGCTCTCGGACTGGGCGCGCAGACTGGAAGAGCTGAATGGCTGGCGGCATGAGGTCGCGGGGCAGTCAGATAGCGCCAAGAAAGGCGATGGAGAAGGGGAGCAGCAAGGGGGCGAGAATGGAGAGGGAGAGGACAGGGCGATTCGCTTCGACCTAGCGACTCTCGATCTGCAGCAGTTCCCGGCTCAGGAGTGGCATCGCTTCTTGTATGCGGAGGCAAGAGGATATGTCCAGCGGGCGACCGCAGCGATGGGGCATCCTGTGCTCGGAGACGATGCGCTGCGCGGGGCGATCGCCGCCTATCTGCGCCGCGCAAGGAGCATCGATGCCGATCCGAGGCAGATCGCCGTAGTCGGCGGATCATTGCAGGCGATCACGCTGCTAGCGCAGCTACTGCTCGGGGATCAGAGCCGGGCTGTCATCGAGAACCCTGGGTATAGCGGCGCACTGCGGGCGTTCCGCGCTGCCGGTGCGGACTGTATCGAAACGCGGGTTGATGGCGAGGGCATCGTGCCGGAGGATTGGTCAGCGCAGTTGCTGCTCGTCACGCCGAACCGGCAGTTCCCGACCGGAGCAGTGCTGCCGATGCGACGTCGCAGGGAGCTGCTGCAATGGGCGGCGACACAAGGGGCGCTCATTATCGAGGATGACTATGACAGCGAATTCCGCTATCGGGGCAAGGCGCTTGATCCGCTCAAGACGCTGGATCGCGAAGGGCGCGTCATCTACATCGGCAGCTTCAGCAAGACGCTGCTGCCGGGCACGCGGATTGGCTATGCGGTGCTGCCCGATCCGCTCATTGAGCCGTTCGCCAGAGCGAAGGCGCTGTATGAGCCGCAGCCGTCCAATCTGCTGGAGCAGCGCGCCCTGGCGGCGTGGATGCTAAGCGGGCAGTATGAGCGCCATCTGCGCCGGATGATCCGGGTCTACAGCCGCAGCTTTCGTCAGCTAGGCGAGCTGCTGACACAGCGGCTATCGGAGGCGATCGCCTTTGTGGAGGGCGACGCGGGTCTTAGCCTGTTCGGCTGGTGGCGCCTGTCGTCAGCGCTATATATGCAGTTTCGCGCCGATTGTGCACGCGAGCGCGTCTATTGGAGCGAGGCGGTGATCAATCAGGAGGGGGAGCGACGCTATGGCATCATGCTCCATTTCCCGCATCTGTCCAGCGAGCAGCTCCGTGCCGGCATCGAGCGGATGGAGCAGGTGTGGCTGCGATTGCAGAGCTACCACGTGAAGGAGAGCTGA
- a CDS encoding acyltransferase family protein — MKKETATTKLFYLDGLRGIAAFVVVISHYIQVFYPAALNGRVQEAHFKWDTWYGHSPINLFYNGQFAVCLFFVLSGYVLSVSMFNTDLDQEEFYKRLRSSALRRYIRLAVPAATSVLLVYLAIIMNLFHLQEIWDITWTGMKKDYYALDINLYTVIKAAIYDPFIRFTAHPYNPVLWTMSYELLGSFFIFAFLALFGRMNRRWMVYVVLSLAFIQTYFIAFLWGMLLADLLKDRWAESKITRGLVIVLGIYLASAPYTSFTGTMYQPIEVWVRAINQWLLLDINPRLLARTLGAVMILFVLLRSQVLQRLFGWGPFVYLGQVSFSIYLIHFTFINTFSAFIFSKMIHQYSYNLAYAITFSVSMVPLFILSHIYMKYIDQGAIKLARSVEKKLLHERHPVQVQQGRYHL, encoded by the coding sequence ATGAAGAAAGAAACGGCTACAACAAAGCTATTCTACCTGGACGGTCTTCGAGGAATCGCAGCATTTGTTGTGGTGATTTCACATTATATACAAGTGTTTTACCCGGCTGCGCTAAATGGGAGAGTGCAAGAAGCACACTTTAAATGGGACACATGGTATGGGCACTCTCCAATTAATTTATTCTATAATGGTCAATTTGCCGTTTGCTTGTTTTTTGTTCTCAGTGGTTATGTACTCAGTGTCAGCATGTTTAATACAGACCTTGATCAAGAGGAGTTTTATAAGCGATTGCGTTCCAGTGCACTACGAAGGTATATTCGGCTTGCTGTACCCGCAGCGACATCCGTATTGCTCGTATATCTGGCCATTATTATGAATTTATTTCATCTCCAAGAGATATGGGATATAACATGGACAGGTATGAAGAAGGACTACTATGCTCTGGACATCAATCTGTATACCGTTATCAAGGCGGCTATTTATGATCCGTTTATTCGGTTTACAGCACATCCATATAATCCTGTACTGTGGACAATGAGCTATGAGCTGCTAGGTTCTTTTTTTATTTTCGCTTTTTTGGCTTTATTTGGGCGCATGAATAGAAGATGGATGGTGTATGTGGTCTTATCCCTTGCTTTCATCCAAACCTATTTTATCGCTTTTTTGTGGGGAATGCTGCTGGCAGACTTGCTGAAGGATCGATGGGCTGAAAGTAAGATAACGAGGGGGCTAGTGATAGTATTGGGGATCTATTTGGCCTCGGCACCCTATACTTCATTCACGGGGACGATGTATCAGCCGATTGAAGTGTGGGTCCGTGCGATAAATCAATGGCTTCTCCTCGATATTAACCCGCGGCTGCTTGCACGAACGTTAGGGGCTGTGATGATTTTATTTGTCCTGCTGCGTTCACAAGTGCTACAAAGACTGTTTGGCTGGGGGCCATTTGTTTATTTGGGACAAGTCTCGTTCTCCATTTATCTTATTCATTTTACGTTTATCAATACGTTCTCAGCATTCATATTTAGTAAAATGATTCATCAATATAGTTATAATCTTGCTTATGCAATTACGTTTAGTGTTTCGATGGTGCCCTTGTTCATCTTGTCGCACATCTATATGAAGTATATTGACCAAGGTGCAATCAAGCTGGCTCGATCCGTCGAAAAGAAGCTCCTGCATGAACGTCATCCTGTTCAGGTGCAGCAAGGACGCTATCACTTGTGA
- a CDS encoding DUF423 domain-containing protein: MQTLLLLGSLNMALVVILGAFGAHALKRKLTPELLKIYETGVLYHLVHGLGLLLIGVLAGGAVSSGLAVTAGWLLQIGIVLFCGSLYVLALTGVKRLGAITPLGGLGFITGWVVLFAAALQG; this comes from the coding sequence ATGCAAACGTTGCTGCTGCTAGGCAGTCTGAATATGGCGCTGGTCGTTATTCTCGGCGCCTTCGGAGCGCATGCGCTCAAGAGGAAGCTGACACCGGAATTGTTGAAAATTTATGAAACAGGCGTGCTCTATCATCTTGTTCACGGACTTGGATTGCTGCTGATTGGCGTCCTGGCGGGCGGAGCGGTAAGCAGCGGACTGGCGGTTACAGCAGGCTGGCTGCTGCAGATCGGGATTGTGCTGTTCTGCGGCAGCCTGTATGTGCTGGCGCTGACAGGCGTCAAGCGACTCGGTGCCATTACGCCGCTGGGGGGACTTGGATTTATCACGGGCTGGGTGGTGTTGTTCGCAGCCGCGCTGCAGGGCTAA
- a CDS encoding BlaI/MecI/CopY family transcriptional regulator has product MKKLPDAEFEVMQIMWKNQPPLTTAMMMQQLGAGCDWRVQTLIVLLNRLIDRGFVRSEKKGKERTYYPVVGEAEYLHFETSMFIERFHRNSVTHLVATLVDANKVSDSDMEMLTRLLEDKGR; this is encoded by the coding sequence ATGAAGAAGCTGCCGGATGCCGAATTTGAAGTGATGCAGATCATGTGGAAGAATCAACCGCCGCTTACGACTGCCATGATGATGCAGCAACTGGGAGCTGGATGCGATTGGAGGGTGCAGACGCTCATCGTGCTGCTGAATCGCCTGATCGATCGCGGCTTTGTCCGTTCCGAGAAGAAGGGCAAGGAAAGAACCTACTATCCCGTAGTCGGGGAGGCGGAGTATCTGCATTTTGAAACGAGCATGTTTATCGAACGGTTTCATCGTAATTCTGTCACTCATCTGGTGGCGACGCTCGTCGATGCCAACAAGGTGAGCGATAGCGATATGGAGATGCTGACCCGTCTGCTGGAAGACAAGGGGCGTTAG
- a CDS encoding UDP-N-acetylmuramate dehydrogenase, whose amino-acid sequence MDRPTAGGGLQQRSPAVMELGTIGGKHTLTDNRYDRFNKLCMRQVMLAEHSSYAIGGEAPYFAMPQTVEELSELLQVSKLYGMEVLVFGMGTNILFPDRPKADTLYISLKRLSELSASGGRWFASAGLPLSVLALAGLWSGSDDFHFTYLMPGSLGAGVYMNVKYHDVQMSDRLAAVHYIDCSDPALPLRKLAVADCEYSYKKSIFQQHPWIIVGGEFELPEPEGEAIKQRAEMLERYRQEADSLSSLASFYAFFTKEASLIPACSGGLPAPMQQIDDYRNGMRHFTHPSCGSFFKNYYPAGISIGAIVDRLGLKGTEHGGACISPYHGNMLLNMKQATAADILYLKELISEQIEREYGFVPEPEVVIVEGED is encoded by the coding sequence ATGGATAGGCCCACCGCTGGCGGAGGCTTGCAACAACGTTCGCCTGCAGTGATGGAGCTTGGAACAATTGGAGGTAAACATACATTGACAGATAATCGTTATGATCGTTTTAACAAGCTGTGCATGAGGCAGGTCATGCTGGCCGAGCATTCCTCTTATGCGATTGGAGGAGAGGCTCCTTATTTTGCGATGCCGCAGACCGTGGAGGAGCTGTCTGAGCTGCTGCAGGTGAGTAAGCTATATGGCATGGAAGTGCTCGTATTTGGCATGGGCACCAATATATTATTTCCAGATCGCCCTAAGGCGGATACCTTATATATTTCATTGAAGCGGCTGTCGGAGCTGAGTGCATCGGGCGGACGCTGGTTCGCATCGGCTGGATTGCCGTTATCGGTGCTTGCGCTCGCGGGATTGTGGTCGGGCAGTGATGATTTCCATTTCACCTATCTGATGCCTGGCAGTCTCGGCGCAGGGGTCTATATGAATGTGAAATATCATGATGTCCAGATGAGCGACAGGCTGGCGGCAGTGCATTATATTGATTGCTCTGACCCGGCATTGCCGCTGCGGAAGCTGGCGGTTGCAGATTGCGAGTACAGCTACAAGAAATCGATCTTTCAGCAACACCCGTGGATTATTGTTGGTGGGGAATTCGAGCTGCCGGAACCAGAGGGGGAAGCCATCAAGCAACGCGCGGAAATGCTGGAGCGCTACCGCCAGGAGGCGGATAGCTTGTCTTCTCTTGCGTCCTTCTACGCTTTCTTCACGAAGGAGGCCAGCCTCATCCCGGCCTGTAGCGGCGGATTGCCTGCGCCGATGCAGCAGATTGACGATTACCGCAATGGCATGCGCCATTTTACGCATCCTTCCTGTGGCTCCTTCTTCAAAAACTATTACCCGGCAGGCATCTCGATCGGTGCCATTGTTGACCGCCTGGGCTTGAAGGGAACCGAGCATGGCGGAGCCTGCATCTCGCCCTACCATGGCAACATGCTGCTCAATATGAAGCAGGCGACTGCTGCGGATATTCTCTATCTCAAGGAGCTGATCTCGGAGCAGATTGAGCGGGAGTACGGATTCGTACCTGAACCGGAGGTCGTCATTGTCGAAGGAGAGGATTAA
- a CDS encoding type 1 glutamine amidotransferase, whose translation MRIHYVQHVPFETPELILNWAATRGHAVRSTLLYQQQQQLPMAEEYDLLVVMGGPMGTKDEAEFPFLIQEKRCIAEAVAAGKRVLGICLGAQLIAEALGGQVYHNEHKEIGWHPLQLTAEGKSHPLFSHFPASFTAFHWHGDTFSLPPQATWIASSDGCAHQAFTVGNRVVGLQFHLESTPASIRELAEQCEKDITPGAYVQTKDELFASSPYASHCQELLFMLLDKLEQEN comes from the coding sequence ATGAGAATTCATTATGTACAGCATGTTCCATTTGAGACGCCGGAGCTGATACTGAATTGGGCTGCTACGAGAGGACATGCTGTCCGTTCGACGCTGCTATACCAGCAGCAACAGCAGCTTCCGATGGCGGAGGAGTATGATCTGCTAGTTGTTATGGGCGGGCCGATGGGCACGAAGGATGAAGCGGAGTTTCCATTCCTGATACAGGAGAAGCGGTGCATTGCTGAAGCGGTTGCTGCCGGCAAGCGCGTGCTGGGCATCTGTCTGGGCGCACAGTTGATCGCAGAAGCGCTGGGCGGTCAAGTCTATCACAATGAGCATAAGGAGATTGGCTGGCACCCGCTGCAGCTCACAGCAGAGGGCAAGAGCCACCCGCTATTTTCTCATTTTCCGGCGAGCTTTACGGCTTTCCATTGGCATGGGGACACCTTCTCACTGCCGCCGCAGGCGACATGGATCGCCTCCAGCGACGGCTGTGCGCATCAAGCGTTCACGGTCGGCAACAGGGTGGTTGGGCTGCAATTCCATCTGGAATCCACCCCAGCCAGCATCCGCGAGCTTGCAGAGCAATGCGAGAAGGATATAACGCCAGGAGCCTACGTGCAGACCAAGGATGAATTGTTCGCCAGTTCGCCGTATGCATCCCACTGCCAGGAGCTGCTGTTCATGCTGCTGGATAAGCTGGAGCAGGAGAATTAG
- a CDS encoding M56 family metallopeptidase, with product MSDYFDLLVYNSLAMTIVSGCYLLLLAKFGAAYSAKWKYGISILILTLWVIPYRPRLQFPAMMAEGPQALPMLLPSMVREAIRPSVLPEIELGAQQSLSWGMVLCALWLTGMTAVAAVYIVRQWRFRALVGRWSIPVTDHHLLGMLEQVREEVHIKRRLPLKLCKGISTPMLFGLWSTVILLPDRGYDDEELYYILKHECIHYKDKDLYIRLLICVATIVHFFNPVLWLMARVTAMQCELACDERVMEGMGAEKRKDYGRVILTEIERQRKERAVLSTYFYGGAYAIKSRITAIVNTKRRQPSIMMLGIVMSLVVIAACSPVPTIDTVTGYIVFEGDELNVDQVEIITPEDSDRVLALGLLDTDMPNGYYILNREDETSRYKLTEQTVYSFVDFNLLFVGEEQADGDRRYETTDRDEFLRHLYTSYADDPPAQRVPFVIRISAGKVVSIREELLYTI from the coding sequence ATGAGCGATTATTTTGATCTACTGGTCTACAATTCCCTCGCGATGACCATTGTCTCGGGGTGTTATCTGCTCTTGCTTGCCAAGTTTGGCGCGGCTTATTCTGCCAAATGGAAATATGGGATCTCGATATTGATCCTCACGCTATGGGTCATTCCCTATCGTCCTCGGCTGCAATTCCCGGCGATGATGGCGGAAGGACCGCAGGCGCTCCCTATGCTGCTGCCTTCGATGGTCAGGGAGGCGATAAGACCCTCTGTGTTGCCAGAGATTGAGCTGGGCGCACAGCAGAGCCTGTCCTGGGGTATGGTGCTATGCGCGCTCTGGCTGACCGGGATGACCGCTGTCGCTGCAGTATATATCGTCAGGCAATGGCGCTTCAGAGCCTTGGTCGGTCGCTGGAGCATACCGGTGACAGATCATCATCTGCTAGGTATGCTGGAGCAGGTGAGAGAGGAGGTGCATATCAAGCGCCGATTGCCTCTCAAGCTTTGCAAGGGAATTTCCACGCCTATGCTTTTCGGTTTATGGAGTACGGTGATTCTGCTGCCGGATCGGGGCTATGATGATGAAGAGCTATATTATATTTTGAAGCATGAGTGTATTCATTATAAGGACAAGGATCTGTATATCCGGCTGCTTATATGTGTCGCCACAATTGTACACTTCTTCAATCCCGTTCTGTGGCTTATGGCGCGGGTTACCGCCATGCAATGCGAGCTAGCCTGTGATGAGCGTGTGATGGAGGGGATGGGGGCAGAGAAGAGAAAGGACTACGGGCGGGTCATTCTCACGGAAATCGAGAGGCAGAGGAAAGAACGCGCTGTGCTATCTACCTATTTTTATGGGGGAGCCTATGCGATAAAATCGCGGATTACCGCGATTGTCAACACGAAGAGGAGACAGCCGAGCATCATGATGCTCGGTATCGTAATGTCACTGGTTGTCATTGCTGCCTGCAGTCCTGTTCCAACGATCGACACGGTGACGGGTTATATTGTTTTTGAAGGGGACGAGTTGAACGTTGACCAGGTGGAGATTATTACACCAGAGGATTCGGATAGGGTCTTAGCGCTCGGTCTGCTGGATACCGATATGCCCAATGGCTACTATATTTTGAATAGGGAGGATGAGACCTCGCGCTACAAGCTGACGGAGCAGACGGTATATTCCTTTGTCGATTTCAATCTGCTCTTTGTAGGAGAGGAGCAGGCGGATGGCGATAGACGATATGAGACGACCGACAGGGATGAATTTCTCCGTCATCTGTACACCAGCTACGCGGATGATCCTCCTGCCCAGAGAGTGCCGTTTGTGATTCGAATCAGCGCAGGCAAAGTGGTGAGTATTCGCGAGGAACTGCTGTATACCATCTAG
- a CDS encoding pyridoxamine 5'-phosphate oxidase family protein: MRRKEFDMSEQAEQIEAFLQEMSFGVLGTNGSDGWPELTPLNFVFANGVIYFHGSIAGRKMKNLKADEHVTFSVAKEYAIIPSYFSGAELACPATAFFKSVVIKGIARPVSDLEEKAEALGAFMRKLQPEGGYAPLDASDPDYIGNLKSTSVVRIDIQELTAKYKFGQNMKTEKWDKVADSLCRRNEGMDNETVAMMRSLCPHAGQSDEADDV; the protein is encoded by the coding sequence ATGAGGAGAAAAGAGTTTGACATGAGCGAGCAGGCGGAACAGATCGAAGCCTTCTTGCAGGAGATGAGCTTTGGCGTGCTGGGCACCAACGGCAGCGATGGCTGGCCAGAGCTGACGCCGCTTAATTTCGTATTTGCCAACGGAGTGATATATTTTCATGGCAGCATCGCCGGGCGCAAGATGAAAAACCTGAAGGCCGATGAGCATGTGACGTTTTCGGTCGCTAAGGAATATGCCATTATTCCCTCTTACTTTAGTGGGGCCGAGCTGGCCTGTCCGGCAACCGCGTTCTTCAAGTCGGTCGTTATCAAGGGCATAGCCCGGCCCGTGTCCGATCTGGAGGAGAAGGCGGAGGCGCTGGGCGCATTCATGCGCAAGCTGCAGCCCGAGGGCGGGTATGCGCCGCTGGATGCTTCTGATCCCGACTACATCGGCAACCTGAAGAGCACCTCCGTGGTTCGTATCGACATCCAGGAGCTGACCGCCAAGTACAAGTTCGGGCAAAATATGAAGACGGAAAAATGGGACAAGGTGGCCGATAGTCTATGCCGGCGCAATGAGGGAATGGACAATGAGACGGTCGCCATGATGCGCAGCCTCTGCCCGCATGCCGGGCAGAGCGATGAAGCCGACGATGTCTAG
- a CDS encoding aldo/keto reductase, giving the protein MHYRQLGGSGLHVSLLGLGTNSFGKRADQAASTRILHYALDQGINFIDTANIYAGTESERIIGEALRGKRQQVVLATKAGLVSGSGPNERGSSRYHLQQELEQSLRRLQTDYVDLYQIHTFDPNTRLEETLRTLDDLISSGKVRYIGASNYAAWELMKALGISEQRGYERYVSTQTSYSLADRTPERELVPVCADQGVGIIPYFPLAGGILSGKYGSGEAVPAASRAETDPSFSRFLEPRYLQLGQQLALQAAAQQQSSSSLALAWLMRRPAVSTVIVGATSVEQLEDNIRSVALAADDTMDSLWTALDELSEPFIYGKPFAEYRLP; this is encoded by the coding sequence ATGCACTACCGTCAGCTCGGAGGGAGCGGATTACACGTATCCCTGCTGGGTCTGGGCACCAATTCATTCGGCAAGCGCGCCGATCAGGCTGCCTCGACCCGAATTCTCCATTATGCGCTGGATCAGGGAATCAACTTTATCGATACGGCCAACATCTATGCAGGCACAGAATCTGAGCGAATTATCGGGGAGGCGCTGCGCGGCAAGCGGCAGCAGGTCGTCCTTGCTACGAAGGCAGGACTAGTGAGTGGCTCCGGCCCGAATGAACGCGGCTCATCACGCTATCATCTTCAGCAGGAGCTGGAGCAGAGTCTGAGAAGGCTGCAGACAGACTATGTCGATCTGTACCAGATCCACACCTTTGATCCGAATACCCGACTGGAAGAAACGCTGCGCACGCTCGACGATCTGATCAGCTCCGGCAAGGTGCGCTACATCGGCGCATCCAACTATGCCGCCTGGGAGCTGATGAAGGCGCTCGGCATCAGCGAGCAGCGCGGCTACGAACGCTATGTCTCGACGCAGACAAGCTACTCGCTGGCCGATCGCACACCGGAGCGCGAGCTGGTGCCGGTCTGCGCCGATCAAGGCGTCGGGATTATTCCGTATTTCCCGCTGGCAGGCGGCATCTTGAGCGGCAAATACGGCAGTGGCGAAGCGGTTCCTGCCGCTTCACGAGCAGAGACCGACCCCAGCTTCAGCCGTTTCCTGGAGCCGCGCTACTTGCAGCTAGGACAGCAGTTGGCTCTGCAGGCTGCAGCGCAGCAGCAGTCGTCCAGCTCGCTCGCGCTGGCATGGCTCATGCGCCGTCCCGCCGTCTCTACCGTCATCGTAGGGGCAACCTCAGTCGAGCAACTGGAGGACAATATACGCAGCGTTGCGCTGGCGGCGGATGACACGATGGACAGCTTATGGACAGCGCTGGACGAGTTAAGCGAGCCGTTCATATACGGCAAGCCATTTGCCGAATATCGCCTGCCTTAG